One Sphingomonas sp. KR3-1 DNA segment encodes these proteins:
- a CDS encoding UvrD-helicase domain-containing protein, translated as MTVPVETDANAPYLNGLNPPQREAVLTVDGPVLVLAGAGTGKTAALTARLAHLLWTRRAYPSEILAVTFTNKAAREMKERVGRLVGDAVEGMPWLGTFHAIGAKMLRRHAELVGLQSNFTILDTDDQLRLIKQLILAADLDEKRWPARQLAGLIDEWKNKGLTPAEIGAGESERYGGGLGAALYHLYQERLKTLNACDFGDLLLHMLVILKTHRDVLELYQQRFRYILVDEYQDTNAVQYLWLRLLAQERKNICCVGDDDQSIYSWRGALVENILKFEKDFPGAKVIKLEQNYRSTPHILAAASGVIANNSGRLGKTLWTDKNDGEKVKVLGVWDGPEEARRVGEEIEGAQRGGKSLDDIAILVRAQHQTREFEDRFIAIGLPYRIIGGFRFYERQEIRDALAYLRVVAQPADDLAFERIVNTPKRGLGDKALAKVHQYARAAGIPLTVAAARILDTDELTPQARRALGNLVGDMARWRSMGNDLQHPDLARIILDESGYTAMWQADRTAEAAGRLENLNELVRAMEEYETLGAFLEHVSLVMDNENNADEAKVTIMTIHAAKGLEFDTVFLAGWEEGIFPSQRALDEGGLASLEEERRLAYVAITRARRLATILHAANRRIYGQWNSSIPSRFVAELPEAHIESESTMTGGASLWQANWSERSDPFADVGRGTGRGPGWQRAAGVDPKNPGGGFTARTFSREPARVVESRASAVSFGAKPRDDLSLGMRVFHQKFGYGTIAEIEGNKLEIDFEQAGRKRVMDSFVTVG; from the coding sequence ATGACTGTCCCCGTAGAGACCGACGCCAACGCTCCGTATCTGAACGGCCTGAACCCGCCCCAGCGCGAGGCGGTGCTCACCGTGGACGGCCCGGTGCTCGTCCTCGCCGGCGCCGGCACGGGCAAGACCGCGGCGCTCACCGCCCGCCTCGCCCATCTGCTGTGGACCCGCCGCGCCTATCCCAGCGAGATCCTCGCCGTCACCTTCACCAACAAGGCGGCGCGCGAGATGAAGGAGCGCGTCGGCCGGCTCGTCGGCGATGCGGTGGAGGGCATGCCCTGGCTCGGCACCTTCCACGCGATCGGCGCCAAGATGCTGCGCCGCCATGCCGAGCTGGTCGGCCTGCAATCGAACTTCACCATCCTCGACACCGACGACCAGCTGCGCCTGATCAAGCAGCTGATCCTCGCCGCCGATCTCGACGAGAAGCGCTGGCCCGCGCGCCAGCTCGCCGGGCTGATCGACGAGTGGAAGAACAAGGGGCTGACGCCGGCCGAGATCGGTGCCGGCGAGTCCGAGCGCTATGGCGGCGGCCTCGGCGCCGCGCTCTACCATCTCTACCAGGAGCGGCTGAAGACGCTCAACGCGTGCGACTTCGGCGACCTGCTCCTCCACATGCTGGTGATCCTCAAGACCCACCGCGACGTGCTCGAGCTCTACCAGCAGCGCTTCCGCTACATCCTGGTCGACGAGTATCAGGACACCAACGCCGTCCAGTATCTCTGGCTGCGGCTGCTCGCCCAGGAGCGCAAGAACATCTGCTGCGTCGGCGACGACGACCAGTCGATCTATTCCTGGCGCGGTGCGCTGGTCGAGAACATCCTCAAGTTCGAGAAGGATTTCCCCGGCGCCAAGGTGATCAAGCTCGAGCAGAATTACCGCTCGACGCCGCACATCCTCGCCGCCGCCTCGGGCGTGATCGCCAACAACTCCGGCCGCCTCGGCAAGACGCTGTGGACCGACAAGAATGACGGCGAGAAGGTCAAGGTGCTCGGCGTGTGGGACGGGCCCGAGGAGGCGCGCCGCGTCGGCGAGGAGATCGAGGGCGCCCAGCGCGGCGGCAAGTCCCTGGACGACATCGCCATCCTCGTCCGCGCCCAGCACCAGACCCGCGAGTTCGAGGACCGGTTCATCGCGATCGGCCTGCCCTATCGCATCATCGGCGGCTTCCGCTTCTACGAGCGCCAGGAGATCCGCGACGCGCTCGCCTATCTCCGCGTCGTCGCCCAGCCGGCGGACGACCTCGCCTTCGAGCGCATCGTCAACACGCCCAAGCGCGGCCTTGGCGACAAGGCGCTGGCGAAGGTCCACCAATATGCCCGCGCCGCCGGCATCCCGCTCACCGTCGCCGCCGCGCGCATCCTCGATACCGACGAGCTGACGCCCCAGGCCCGCCGCGCGCTCGGCAATCTGGTCGGCGACATGGCGCGCTGGCGCTCCATGGGCAACGATCTCCAGCACCCGGACCTCGCCCGCATCATCCTCGACGAGAGCGGCTACACCGCGATGTGGCAGGCCGATCGCACCGCCGAGGCCGCCGGCCGGCTCGAGAACCTCAACGAGCTCGTCCGCGCGATGGAGGAGTATGAAACGCTCGGCGCCTTCCTCGAGCACGTCTCCCTCGTCATGGACAATGAGAACAACGCCGACGAGGCCAAGGTGACGATCATGACGATCCACGCCGCCAAGGGGCTGGAGTTCGACACGGTGTTCCTGGCGGGCTGGGAGGAAGGCATCTTCCCCTCGCAGCGCGCGCTCGACGAGGGCGGCCTCGCCAGCCTCGAGGAGGAGCGCCGCCTGGCCTATGTCGCGATCACCCGCGCCCGCCGCCTCGCGACCATCCTCCACGCCGCCAATCGCCGCATCTACGGCCAGTGGAACTCGTCGATCCCGAGCCGCTTCGTCGCCGAGCTGCCCGAGGCACATATCGAGAGCGAAAGCACGATGACCGGCGGGGCGAGCCTATGGCAGGCCAACTGGAGCGAACGCAGCGACCCCTTCGCCGATGTCGGCCGCGGCACCGGCCGGGGCCCCGGCTGGCAGCGCGCCGCGGGCGTCGACCCCAAGAACCCCGGCGGCGGCTTCACCGCCCGCACCTTCTCGCGTGAGCCGGCACGCGTGGTGGAAAGCCGCGCGTCTGCGGTGAGCTTCGGCGCCAAGCCCCGCGACGACCTGTCGCTCGGCATGCGCGTGTTCCACCAGAAGTTCGGCTACGGCACGATCGCCGAGATCGAAGGCAACAAGCTCGAGATCGACTTCGAGCAGGCCGGGCGGAAGCGGGTTATGGATAGTTTTGTGACGGTGGGATAA
- a CDS encoding WYL domain-containing protein produces MKLSLEADPSATPAAMLPLLFEAIVRHKCVSMTYNRTRMILAPHILYTRHDAVFLDAVVVSKEGFLPREEKVGTFKLDGLKELTLLERDFAPSALFDPSLEKYQGVTLIQIEAAA; encoded by the coding sequence ATGAAGTTGAGTCTCGAAGCCGATCCGTCCGCCACGCCCGCGGCGATGCTGCCGCTGCTGTTCGAAGCGATCGTCCGCCACAAATGCGTGTCGATGACCTATAACCGCACGCGGATGATCCTGGCGCCGCACATCCTCTACACCCGCCACGACGCAGTGTTCCTCGACGCGGTGGTCGTCTCCAAGGAGGGCTTCCTGCCGCGCGAGGAGAAGGTGGGCACCTTCAAGCTCGACGGGCTCAAGGAGCTGACCCTGCTCGAGCGCGACTTCGCGCCGAGCGCGCTGTTCGATCCGAGCCTGGAGAAATACCAGGGCGTGACGCTGATCCAGATCGAGGCGGCGGCCTGA
- a CDS encoding MFS transporter — MTKAAASHRRILFASLVGTSVEFYDFYIYATAAALVFPDLFFPASEPWIRQLASYASFSVAFFARPLGGVLFGHFGDKLGRKSTLVASLMLMGLSTVLIGFLPGYALIGWTAPLLLCLLRFGQGLGLGGEWGGASLLAVENAPPGWANRYGSFPPMGAPVGFIFANGFFLVLGAVMDEATFREWGWRLPFLLSSVLVFLGLWVRLKISETPEFVAAAEKEAPPAVPIGELFRTSALATFAGTVGTVACFALFYISTVFIIGYGTKTLGYDRETFLGIELVAILFMAAGIVTAGISADKRSANSVLMFGCIFTLPVGMTMAMLLVPGSLASVAAWLAFGLFVMGFVYGPLGGWLPSLFPARVRYTGVSVTFNLGGILGGGLTPLIAETLVKQGGLIWVGYYLAGAGLLSLLGLILVRNR, encoded by the coding sequence ATGACCAAAGCCGCCGCATCGCACCGCCGCATCCTGTTCGCGAGCCTCGTCGGCACGTCGGTCGAATTCTATGACTTCTACATCTACGCCACTGCAGCGGCGCTCGTCTTCCCCGACCTGTTCTTCCCGGCGAGCGAGCCCTGGATCCGCCAGCTCGCCAGCTATGCCAGCTTCTCGGTCGCCTTCTTCGCGCGGCCGCTGGGCGGCGTGCTGTTCGGCCATTTCGGCGACAAGCTCGGGCGCAAGTCCACCCTCGTCGCCTCGCTGATGCTGATGGGCCTCTCGACCGTGCTGATCGGCTTCCTGCCCGGCTATGCGCTGATCGGCTGGACGGCGCCGCTGCTGCTCTGCCTGCTGCGCTTCGGCCAGGGGCTGGGGCTGGGCGGCGAATGGGGCGGGGCGAGCCTGCTCGCGGTGGAGAACGCCCCGCCGGGCTGGGCCAATCGCTATGGCAGCTTCCCGCCGATGGGTGCGCCGGTGGGCTTCATCTTCGCCAATGGCTTCTTCCTGGTGCTCGGCGCGGTGATGGACGAGGCGACCTTCCGCGAATGGGGCTGGCGGCTGCCGTTCCTCCTGAGCTCGGTGCTGGTCTTCCTCGGCCTGTGGGTGCGCCTCAAGATCAGCGAGACGCCCGAGTTCGTCGCCGCAGCCGAGAAGGAAGCCCCGCCCGCGGTGCCGATCGGCGAGCTGTTCCGCACCAGCGCGCTCGCCACCTTCGCCGGCACCGTCGGCACCGTCGCCTGCTTCGCGCTGTTCTACATCTCGACCGTGTTCATCATCGGCTACGGCACCAAGACGCTCGGCTATGACCGCGAGACGTTCCTGGGCATCGAACTGGTTGCGATCCTGTTCATGGCCGCGGGCATCGTCACCGCCGGGATCAGCGCCGACAAGCGCAGCGCGAACAGCGTGCTGATGTTCGGCTGCATCTTCACGCTGCCAGTGGGCATGACGATGGCGATGCTGCTGGTGCCGGGATCGCTGGCGAGCGTCGCCGCCTGGCTTGCCTTCGGGCTGTTCGTGATGGGCTTCGTCTATGGCCCGCTCGGCGGCTGGCTGCCCAGCCTGTTCCCGGCGCGGGTGCGCTACACCGGCGTGTCGGTCACCTTCAACCTGGGCGGCATCCTGGGCGGCGGCCTCACCCCGCTGATCGCCGAGACTTTGGTCAAGCAGGGCGGGCTGATCTGGGTGGGCTATTACCTCGCCGGCGCGGGGCTGCTCAGCCTGCTCGGGCTGATATTGGTCCGAAACCGATAA
- a CDS encoding type II toxin-antitoxin system prevent-host-death family antitoxin, with the protein MERINLADAKARLSEIVDRVEAGESIEIVRRGKPAARLVPAEVEREWEPIDVEALRKLHARTPVQKESAGEFIRRMRDDARY; encoded by the coding sequence ATGGAACGCATCAACCTAGCCGACGCCAAGGCGCGCCTCAGCGAGATCGTCGATCGGGTCGAGGCGGGCGAGAGCATCGAGATCGTCCGGCGCGGCAAGCCCGCCGCGCGGCTTGTGCCCGCGGAGGTCGAGCGCGAGTGGGAGCCAATTGACGTCGAAGCGCTGCGCAAGCTGCATGCGCGGACGCCGGTTCAAAAGGAATCCGCCGGGGAGTTCATCCGCCGGATGCGCGACGACGCACGCTATTGA
- a CDS encoding peptidyl-alpha-hydroxyglycine alpha-amidating lyase family protein, translating into MKQAARMRITTLAILAPLLLAAAAPQPHYRVVHGWPVLPESRLLGPCSGVAVHGGEVFVLHRGNRGTDAKALTLVKEPVVEVFDAGTGRLLREWGAGRFVIPHGISIGANGHVWITDTGSNEVFEFTPGGELLRILGEHGVAGADASHFDRPTDVAPLADGSFYVADGYGNSRVMKFAADGKLLFQWGSRGTGPGQFNIPHALAVDAAGRVYVADRVNDRVQVFDGTGRYLGEWKSATIGRPFGLALLPGSRIAILDGGANPDKVPDHDGVTIAGLDGRVTAHFGRLGNQDGQFWIAHDIAADAAGNLYVVDIAGQRVQKFAR; encoded by the coding sequence ATGAAGCAAGCTGCTCGCATGCGCATCACCACCTTGGCGATCCTCGCCCCGCTCCTGCTCGCCGCCGCGGCCCCGCAACCGCACTACCGCGTCGTCCATGGCTGGCCGGTCCTCCCCGAGAGCCGCCTGCTCGGCCCCTGTTCGGGCGTCGCGGTGCACGGCGGCGAAGTGTTCGTCCTGCACCGCGGCAATCGCGGCACCGATGCCAAGGCGCTGACGTTGGTCAAGGAGCCTGTGGTCGAAGTGTTCGACGCGGGCACCGGCAGGCTGCTCCGCGAATGGGGCGCCGGGCGCTTCGTCATTCCGCACGGCATCAGCATCGGCGCGAACGGCCATGTCTGGATCACCGATACCGGCTCGAACGAAGTGTTCGAGTTCACGCCCGGCGGCGAGCTGCTCCGTATCCTCGGCGAGCACGGCGTCGCCGGTGCCGATGCCAGTCATTTCGATCGCCCCACCGATGTCGCGCCGCTCGCCGACGGCAGCTTCTACGTCGCGGACGGCTATGGCAATTCGCGCGTGATGAAGTTCGCTGCCGACGGCAAGCTGCTGTTCCAATGGGGCAGCCGCGGCACCGGGCCGGGCCAGTTCAACATCCCGCACGCACTGGCGGTGGATGCGGCGGGCCGCGTCTATGTCGCCGACCGCGTCAACGACCGGGTGCAGGTCTTCGACGGGACGGGCCGCTATCTCGGCGAATGGAAGTCCGCCACGATCGGCCGCCCCTTCGGCCTGGCGCTGTTGCCCGGCAGCCGGATCGCGATCCTCGACGGCGGCGCGAACCCGGACAAGGTGCCCGATCATGACGGCGTCACCATCGCCGGGCTCGACGGCCGGGTGACCGCGCATTTCGGCCGGCTCGGCAACCAGGACGGCCAGTTCTGGATCGCGCACGACATCGCCGCGGACGCCGCCGGCAATCTCTACGTCGTCGATATCGCCGGCCAGCGCGTGCAGAAGTTCGCGCGGTAG
- a CDS encoding aspartyl protease family protein: MIDRRGVIGGGLAMSALPLAGARAAGREPVMNHIIMEDGRVWIAATIYNKPYLFVVDTGAFASMIDDSFAKSLHLRQIRGPQIIGIGGVANRSWYNAGEVKLASGISFPNMAFAGIAKRPSPDSVGTLGAGLFTTYDSDLDFTKGEWRAYPDGRPNFDGLTRIKSHFTRNPGGASIIAEGTVGGFIGDFLLDTGSPGGMSLNGRATRRSGLWDDSKPYAPTQSYGIGPGAVPGRIIRAPRVRIGTYAFENQLVRLDEPGSPTLGQDGLIGLNLLGQLHLTTDVSSESLYIAPNDARVPPIAYAFSGLRLDLDKGKVVIADVGTGSPAAAAGLKKGDRLVGEPRAVALALAGPPGRQVRATVDSDGGKTRDVEFVLRAYL; encoded by the coding sequence ATGATCGACAGGCGCGGAGTGATCGGCGGCGGGCTGGCGATGTCGGCACTGCCGCTGGCGGGCGCCCGCGCGGCGGGCCGCGAGCCGGTGATGAACCACATCATCATGGAAGACGGCCGCGTGTGGATCGCCGCGACGATCTATAACAAGCCCTATCTGTTCGTGGTCGATACCGGCGCGTTCGCCAGCATGATCGACGACAGCTTCGCCAAGTCGCTCCACCTGCGCCAGATCCGCGGGCCGCAGATCATCGGCATCGGCGGCGTCGCCAACCGTTCCTGGTACAATGCCGGCGAAGTGAAGCTCGCCAGCGGGATCAGCTTTCCCAACATGGCCTTTGCCGGGATCGCCAAGCGGCCGAGCCCGGATTCGGTGGGCACGCTCGGCGCCGGGCTGTTCACCACCTATGACAGCGACCTCGACTTCACCAAGGGCGAGTGGCGCGCCTATCCCGACGGGCGGCCGAACTTCGACGGGCTGACCCGGATCAAGTCGCACTTCACGCGCAACCCCGGCGGCGCGTCGATCATCGCGGAAGGCACGGTCGGCGGATTCATCGGCGATTTCCTGCTCGATACCGGCTCGCCGGGCGGCATGTCGCTGAACGGCCGGGCGACGCGCAGGAGCGGGCTGTGGGACGACAGCAAGCCCTATGCGCCCACCCAGTCCTACGGCATCGGCCCGGGTGCGGTGCCCGGGCGGATCATCCGCGCGCCGCGCGTGCGGATCGGTACCTATGCCTTCGAGAACCAGCTGGTGCGGCTCGACGAGCCGGGCAGCCCGACGCTGGGGCAGGACGGGCTGATCGGACTGAACCTGCTCGGGCAGCTGCACCTGACCACCGACGTTTCGAGCGAATCGCTCTACATCGCGCCCAACGACGCGCGGGTGCCCCCGATCGCCTATGCCTTTTCGGGGCTGCGGCTCGATCTCGACAAGGGCAAGGTGGTGATCGCCGATGTCGGCACCGGCAGTCCCGCCGCCGCGGCGGGGCTGAAAAAGGGCGATCGCCTGGTCGGCGAGCCGCGGGCGGTGGCGCTTGCACTGGCAGGACCGCCGGGCAGGCAAGTCAGGGCGACGGTCGACAGCGACGGCGGCAAGACCCGTGACGTCGAGTTCGTGCTCCGGGCCTATCTCTAG
- a CDS encoding inorganic phosphate transporter: MASLALDQAPPVDQPQPGPRFDYKTHPLAKLLFAAIMVGGLAFAGWSVLTDTRGVGETLATSVFLFLGLALLIALGFEFVNGFHDTANAVATVIYTNSMPAHFAVIWSGFWNFLGVMFSSGAVAYSIITLLPVELILNVGSAGGFAMIFALLLAAVLWNLGTWYIGLPNSSSHTLIGSVLGVGFANQLINTGSRGGTAGVDWSQATKILTGLWMAPLIGFFAALALLLVMRIFLRNPKLYTSPMPHTAPPIGIRSALIFTCTAVSFSHGSNDGQKGMGLIMLILIGCAPTAYALNRTQSASATPAYVQTATVAEAAFDARSGGLPDVAPVDARKILTTALQQRKADSPQVFAALEGLSKDLTARVQGYGSLSKVPAEATGNVRNDMYLVLDTTKLATKKPDGYQPAELKALTDYQKNLEAGTRYIPLWVKIVVALALGLGTMIGWKRIVVTVGEKIGKQHMTYAMGASAELVGASTILLADRFGLPVSTTHILSSGVAGASVASGAGLQARTVRNLALAWLLTLPAAMLLSGGLYWAMLNAVKLFGL, translated from the coding sequence ATGGCATCACTCGCTCTGGACCAAGCCCCGCCGGTTGACCAACCGCAGCCGGGGCCCCGATTCGACTACAAGACGCATCCCCTGGCCAAGTTGCTGTTCGCGGCGATCATGGTCGGCGGGCTGGCCTTTGCCGGCTGGAGCGTCCTGACGGACACGCGGGGTGTGGGCGAGACGCTGGCGACCAGCGTGTTCCTGTTCCTCGGGCTGGCGCTGCTGATCGCGCTCGGCTTCGAGTTCGTGAACGGCTTCCACGACACCGCCAACGCCGTCGCCACGGTGATCTACACCAATTCGATGCCCGCGCATTTCGCGGTGATCTGGTCGGGCTTCTGGAATTTCCTCGGCGTGATGTTCTCGAGCGGCGCGGTCGCCTATTCGATCATCACGCTGCTGCCGGTGGAGCTGATCCTCAACGTCGGATCCGCGGGCGGCTTCGCGATGATCTTCGCGCTGCTGCTCGCCGCGGTGCTGTGGAACCTCGGCACCTGGTATATCGGCCTGCCCAACAGCTCGTCGCACACGCTGATCGGCTCGGTGCTCGGCGTCGGCTTCGCCAACCAGCTGATCAACACCGGATCGCGCGGCGGCACCGCCGGCGTCGACTGGAGCCAGGCGACCAAGATCCTCACCGGCCTGTGGATGGCGCCGCTGATCGGCTTCTTCGCCGCGCTGGCGCTGCTGCTGGTGATGCGCATCTTCCTGCGCAACCCGAAGCTCTACACCTCGCCGATGCCGCACACCGCGCCGCCGATCGGCATCCGCAGCGCGCTGATCTTCACCTGCACCGCGGTCTCGTTCAGCCATGGCTCGAACGACGGCCAGAAGGGCATGGGGCTGATCATGCTGATCCTGATCGGCTGCGCGCCGACCGCCTATGCGCTCAACCGCACCCAGTCGGCGAGCGCCACGCCGGCCTATGTCCAGACCGCCACCGTCGCCGAGGCCGCGTTCGATGCGCGCAGCGGCGGGCTGCCCGATGTCGCGCCGGTCGACGCGCGCAAGATCCTCACCACCGCGCTCCAGCAGCGCAAGGCCGACAGTCCGCAGGTGTTCGCCGCGCTCGAGGGCCTGTCGAAGGATCTCACCGCGCGCGTCCAGGGCTATGGCTCGCTGAGCAAGGTGCCGGCGGAAGCGACCGGCAATGTCCGCAACGACATGTACCTGGTGCTCGACACCACCAAGCTCGCCACCAAGAAGCCCGATGGCTACCAGCCCGCGGAGCTGAAGGCGCTGACCGACTATCAGAAGAACCTCGAAGCCGGCACGCGCTACATCCCGCTCTGGGTGAAGATCGTCGTCGCGCTTGCCCTGGGTCTCGGCACGATGATCGGCTGGAAGCGGATCGTCGTCACCGTGGGCGAGAAGATCGGCAAGCAGCACATGACCTATGCGATGGGCGCTTCGGCCGAGCTGGTCGGGGCGAGCACGATCCTGCTCGCCGACCGGTTCGGCCTGCCGGTGTCGACCACGCACATCCTCTCCTCGGGCGTCGCCGGCGCCTCGGTGGCGAGCGGCGCGGGGCTGCAGGCCCGCACGGTGCGCAACCTGGCGCTGGCCTGGCTGCTGACGCTGCCCGCGGCGATGCTGCTCTCGGGCGGGCTCTACTGGGCGATGCTCAACGCAGTGAAGCTGTTCGGGCTTTGA
- the rsmD gene encoding 16S rRNA (guanine(966)-N(2))-methyltransferase RsmD, with the protein MRVIAGEWRGRPLVAPKGDTTRPTADRTREALFSMLASRLGSFEELAVADLFAGSGALGLEALSRGAASCLFVEQDKPALDALRANITKLGAKGAEVRPGSVLALGPARAPLDLILMDPPYGTGAGSVALDKLGRLGWAGPATWISIETAKDEVPDIAGFTTDVSRVHGKARLTLLRIAG; encoded by the coding sequence ATGAGGGTCATCGCCGGGGAATGGCGCGGTCGCCCGCTGGTCGCGCCCAAGGGCGACACCACCCGCCCCACCGCCGATCGCACGCGCGAGGCGCTGTTCTCGATGCTCGCCAGCCGCCTCGGCAGCTTCGAGGAGCTGGCGGTGGCGGACCTGTTCGCAGGGTCCGGCGCGCTGGGGCTCGAGGCGCTGTCGCGCGGCGCTGCCTCGTGCCTGTTCGTCGAGCAGGACAAGCCGGCGCTCGATGCGCTGCGGGCGAACATCACCAAGCTCGGCGCCAAGGGGGCGGAGGTCCGCCCCGGCTCGGTGCTCGCGCTCGGCCCCGCGCGCGCCCCGCTCGACCTGATCCTGATGGACCCGCCTTACGGCACCGGCGCCGGCAGCGTCGCGCTCGACAAGCTTGGCCGGCTCGGCTGGGCGGGCCCGGCGACCTGGATCAGCATCGAGACCGCCAAGGACGAAGTGCCCGACATCGCCGGCTTCACCACCGATGTCAGCCGCGTCCATGGCAAGGCGCGGCTCACGCTGCTGCGCATCGCCGGCTAG
- a CDS encoding type II toxin-antitoxin system VapC family toxin, whose product MSYYLDTSAMVAALVVEQHSPAVLGWLESVEPGTAFISDWTHTEISSALSLKLRTGEITLETRAEALGAFAVMATTSLPTLAVAEEHFEVAARFAAQHELGLRAGDALHLAVAKDGGFALVTLDQRMADAALQLGVPVERI is encoded by the coding sequence TTGAGCTATTATCTTGACACCTCGGCAATGGTCGCAGCGCTTGTTGTGGAGCAGCATTCGCCTGCGGTTCTCGGTTGGCTGGAAAGCGTGGAGCCGGGAACGGCGTTTATCAGCGATTGGACCCATACCGAAATATCGAGCGCGCTGTCGCTCAAGCTGCGGACCGGGGAAATTACGCTCGAAACCCGGGCCGAGGCCCTGGGGGCGTTTGCTGTCATGGCAACGACCAGCTTGCCGACGCTGGCTGTCGCAGAAGAGCATTTCGAGGTCGCTGCCCGTTTCGCTGCGCAGCATGAGCTCGGTTTGCGCGCAGGCGATGCCTTGCATCTCGCTGTGGCAAAGGACGGAGGCTTCGCGTTGGTAACGCTCGACCAGCGCATGGCCGACGCCGCGCTCCAGCTAGGCGTACCCGTCGAGCGGATATAA